From Microaerobacter geothermalis, one genomic window encodes:
- a CDS encoding stage V sporulation protein S, whose product MENLKVSAKSNPKSVAGAIVGVIKECKVAEIQAIGAGAVNQAVKAVAIARGFIAPSGVDLICTPGFVDIKIDEDERTAMKFTVKAV is encoded by the coding sequence ATGGAAAATCTGAAAGTCTCTGCAAAATCTAACCCTAAATCTGTTGCTGGTGCCATTGTTGGTGTAATCAAGGAATGCAAAGTCGCTGAAATTCAGGCCATTGGAGCTGGAGCAGTTAATCAAGCAGTCAAAGCAGTGGCGATTGCTCGTGGGTTTATTGCCCCCAGCGGCGTTGACCTGATTTGCACGCCGGGATTTGTAGACATCAAAATTGACGAAGACGAACGCACAGCGATGAAATTCACGGTCAAAGCGGTCTAA